One genomic window of Brevundimonas vesicularis includes the following:
- a CDS encoding D-alanine--D-alanine ligase — translation MARAFKDLHVAVLMGGLSAEREVSLSSGEQCARALERQGVRVSRVDAGRDLANVLSGLIKPDVVLNCLHGAWGEDGCVQGVLETLRIPYTHSGVLASALAMDKDKSKAVLRAAGIKVPGGGLYDRHEVASRHVIDPPYVVKPNAEGSSVGVFLVREGANRPVSEVGEPGWTYGEQVVVEPYIAGKELCVTVLGEPAGPRALTVTDITPTKGFYDYEAKYAPGGSVHVLPAVLPPHVFEKALRQAEAAHVAMGCRGVSRSDFRYDDVKDDLVLLEVNTQPGMTPTSLAPEQAAHTGMSYDDLVRWMVEDASCPR, via the coding sequence ATGGCCCGCGCTTTCAAAGATCTTCACGTCGCCGTTCTGATGGGCGGCCTTTCCGCAGAGCGGGAGGTGTCCCTCTCGTCGGGCGAGCAGTGCGCGCGCGCGCTGGAGCGGCAGGGCGTGCGCGTCAGCCGCGTGGACGCCGGGCGCGACTTGGCCAATGTGCTTTCGGGCCTGATCAAGCCGGACGTGGTGCTGAACTGCTTGCACGGCGCCTGGGGCGAGGACGGCTGCGTCCAGGGCGTGCTGGAGACCTTGCGGATTCCCTACACCCATTCCGGCGTGCTGGCCTCGGCCCTGGCGATGGACAAGGACAAGTCCAAGGCCGTGCTGCGGGCGGCCGGCATCAAGGTGCCAGGCGGCGGTCTTTACGATCGTCACGAGGTCGCCAGCCGCCACGTCATCGACCCGCCCTATGTGGTCAAGCCCAATGCCGAGGGCTCGTCCGTCGGCGTCTTCCTGGTGCGCGAGGGCGCCAACCGTCCGGTTTCCGAAGTGGGCGAGCCGGGCTGGACTTACGGCGAGCAGGTCGTGGTCGAGCCGTATATCGCCGGCAAGGAGCTGTGCGTCACCGTGTTGGGCGAACCGGCCGGGCCGCGCGCCCTGACCGTTACGGACATCACCCCCACCAAGGGCTTCTACGACTATGAGGCCAAATATGCGCCGGGCGGATCGGTGCACGTCCTGCCCGCGGTCTTGCCGCCGCACGTGTTCGAGAAGGCTCTGCGTCAGGCCGAGGCGGCGCACGTCGCCATGGGGTGCCGCGGCGTGTCGCGATCCGACTTCCGTTATGATGATGTTAAGGACGATCTGGTCCTGTTGGAGGTCAATACTCAGCCCGGCATGACCCCGACTTCGCTCGCGCCTGAGCAGGCCGCCCATACCGGGATGAGTTATGACGATCTGGTTCGGTGGATGGTGGAGGACGCCTCATGCCCGCGGTAG
- a CDS encoding cell division protein FtsQ/DivIB, which translates to MPAVVRGGRRQGSNQAPQRGAASKGGGRSRGGAQNASAVPGKMAAIGRVDISPRTAVIALGAGALLLVGVLATGARAERIGASVSHGLDSVTAGMGLTLKRVHITGASPEAEPAIQRALGLYSGQPITSLDLDAIRTRVQGVGWVKEARVVRLLPDTLIVEVKEHDRLAVWQEAGQIKVIDNRGQVIDGADARRYPTLPLVVGKGADVAAGEILPLLAQRPRLMGMVDALVRVDERRWDLRLKDGSLIQLPATEQEAALIRLDALDQRERLLDLGFARVDLRTPDEVAVRPAGDA; encoded by the coding sequence ATGCCCGCGGTAGTTCGCGGCGGCCGGCGACAGGGTTCTAATCAGGCTCCACAACGCGGTGCGGCTTCCAAGGGCGGAGGCCGGTCGCGCGGCGGGGCCCAGAACGCGTCCGCCGTCCCCGGCAAGATGGCCGCCATCGGCCGTGTCGATATTTCGCCCCGCACCGCCGTGATCGCTCTGGGCGCCGGCGCGCTGCTGCTGGTCGGGGTTCTGGCCACGGGCGCTCGCGCTGAGCGGATCGGCGCCTCGGTTTCTCATGGCTTGGACAGTGTGACGGCCGGCATGGGCCTGACGCTGAAGCGGGTGCACATCACCGGCGCCTCGCCGGAGGCCGAGCCGGCGATCCAGCGCGCGCTGGGCCTGTATTCCGGTCAGCCGATCACCAGCCTGGATCTGGACGCCATCCGCACGCGGGTTCAGGGCGTGGGTTGGGTCAAGGAGGCGCGCGTGGTGCGCCTGTTGCCCGACACCCTGATCGTCGAGGTCAAGGAACACGACCGCCTCGCCGTCTGGCAGGAAGCCGGTCAGATCAAGGTGATCGACAACCGGGGCCAGGTCATCGACGGCGCCGACGCGCGTCGCTATCCGACGCTGCCGCTGGTTGTGGGCAAGGGCGCCGACGTGGCGGCGGGCGAAATCCTGCCTCTGCTGGCCCAGCGCCCGCGACTGATGGGGATGGTGGACGCCTTGGTGCGCGTGGATGAGCGCCGCTGGGACCTGCGTCTCAAAGACGGCAGCCTGATCCAGCTTCCCGCCACCGAACAGGAGGCGGCTTTGATCCGCCTCGATGCGCTGGACCAGCGCGAACGCCTGCTCGACCTGGGCTTCGCCCGCGTCGATCTCAGAACCCCCGACGAGGTCGCCGTGCGACCCGCCGGCGACGCCTAA
- the ftsA gene encoding cell division protein FtsA, translating to MDPRAGRAPVVAALDIGQSKVSCFIMKPDGVRHADRTIRVAGASHVQSKGVRGGAIINMDEAAQAIGHAVERAERAAQSPVSGVVVTTAIGQMASHRVQARVSLGANPVGDADLARAIGMALAQIRLPNRRPIHVLPIAWSVDGARGVHDPRSMRGGSLGLDLLVVSMAENVFTTLSHCLELAHLDLQGVAAAPVVSSLAALEEDEMDLGAVCIDMGGGSTSAAVWGGRSLLHIESLNVGGDHVTSDIARGLSTSKAGAERLKTLHGSAMASANEDREMLEAPPRGEDASAGPVIVPRAMLKTVIAPRVEETLELLRDRLKNAGVGLEPGAGLVLTGGASQLNGVRELAVRVFDRPVRLGKPQRAPHLADAASGPAFCATAGVLLRAAYGPREAVSARKLMARQITAADAPRIHRGNVVGRVAGWLRDNL from the coding sequence ATGGATCCTCGCGCCGGACGTGCGCCCGTGGTCGCTGCGTTGGACATCGGGCAATCCAAGGTCTCGTGCTTCATCATGAAGCCGGACGGCGTCCGTCACGCCGACCGCACCATCCGCGTCGCAGGCGCCAGCCACGTCCAGTCCAAGGGCGTGAGGGGCGGGGCCATCATCAATATGGATGAGGCGGCCCAGGCCATCGGCCACGCCGTCGAACGCGCCGAGCGCGCCGCCCAGAGCCCGGTATCCGGCGTCGTCGTCACCACGGCTATCGGCCAGATGGCCAGCCACCGGGTGCAGGCCCGCGTCTCGCTGGGCGCCAATCCGGTTGGCGACGCCGATCTGGCGCGCGCCATCGGCATGGCCCTGGCCCAGATCCGCCTGCCCAACCGTCGCCCGATCCACGTCCTGCCCATCGCCTGGTCGGTCGACGGCGCACGCGGCGTGCATGATCCGCGTTCGATGCGGGGCGGCTCGTTGGGCCTGGACCTGCTGGTCGTCTCGATGGCCGAGAACGTGTTCACGACCCTCAGTCACTGCCTGGAGCTGGCGCACCTCGACCTGCAAGGCGTCGCCGCCGCACCCGTCGTCTCGTCTCTGGCCGCGCTGGAAGAGGACGAGATGGACCTGGGCGCGGTCTGCATCGACATGGGAGGCGGCTCGACCAGCGCCGCCGTGTGGGGCGGCCGGTCATTGCTGCATATCGAAAGCCTGAATGTCGGCGGCGATCACGTAACCTCGGACATCGCGCGCGGCCTGTCGACGTCCAAGGCCGGCGCCGAACGGCTCAAGACCCTGCACGGCTCGGCCATGGCCAGCGCCAACGAGGACCGCGAAATGCTGGAGGCCCCGCCGCGCGGCGAGGACGCCTCGGCCGGCCCGGTCATCGTCCCGCGCGCCATGCTGAAGACCGTCATCGCCCCGCGCGTCGAGGAAACCCTCGAACTGCTCCGTGATCGGCTGAAAAACGCGGGCGTGGGCCTGGAGCCCGGTGCAGGCCTTGTCCTGACCGGCGGCGCCAGCCAGCTGAACGGCGTGCGCGAGCTGGCGGTGCGGGTCTTCGACCGTCCTGTCCGCCTCGGAAAACCCCAACGGGCGCCACATTTGGCCGACGCCGCCTCCGGCCCCGCCTTCTGCGCCACCGCCGGCGTCCTCCTCCGCGCCGCCTACGGCCCGCGTGAGGCGGTGTCGGCGAGAAAGCTGATGGCGCGGCAGATCACGGCTGCGGATGCGCCGCGCATTCACCGCGGGAATGTGGTGGGGCGTGTGGCGGGCTGGCTAAGAGATAATCTCTGA